The Coffea arabica cultivar ET-39 chromosome 1e, Coffea Arabica ET-39 HiFi, whole genome shotgun sequence genome has a window encoding:
- the LOC113717339 gene encoding probable indole-3-pyruvate monooxygenase YUCCA10, giving the protein MATKEQVVIVVGAGPSGLATAACLNNLSIPNLVLEREDCFASLWKKYSYDRLHLHLAKQFCQLPLKPFPTTYPTYVPRDQFLRYLDDYVSHFNICPLYQRSVESAQYDEAAEAWIVKARNLGSSDSEEMEEYSSKCLVVATGETADAFIPQLEGLNTYLGEVLHSTRYKNGKSYENKNVLVVGSGNSGMEIAFDLSNYGAKTSIAVRSPLHILSRGMVYIGPALLKYFSLNTVDWLVVMLSKLWYGGDLSRYGIKRPEEGPFTMKIKYGKFPVIDVGTCQKIKSGEIQVLPAVASLGGNDVVFEDGKSYPFDAIIFATGFKRSTNKWLQGADDLLTDDGFAKPAFPNNWKGTKGLYCAGLARRGLHGAALDAQNIANDIKRVLQL; this is encoded by the exons ATGGCAACCAAAGAACAAGTGGTAATAGTAGTGGGAGCTGGGCCATCGGGGCTTGCAACTGCAGCATGCTTGAACAACCTTTCCATTCCAAACCTAGTCCTTGAGAGAGAAGATTGTTTTGCTTCCTTGTGGAAGAAATATTCCTACGACCGCCTTCATCTTCACCTGGCTAAACAGTTCTGTCAACTTCCTCTCAAGCCGTTCCCGACCACCTACCCGACTTACGTGCCCAGAGACCAGTTCTTGCGTTATTTAGACGACTACGTCTCCCATTTCAACATTTGTCCCTTGTACCAAAGATCGGTGGAGTCGGCGCAGTACGATGAAGCCGCCGAAGCATGGATTGTCAAGGCCAGGAATTTGGGTTCTTCCGATTCCGAGGAGATGGAGGAGTATTCCAGCAAGTGCTTGGTGGTGGCCACGGGAGAAACCGCCGATGCATTCATCCCGCAGCTTGAAGGTCTCAACACTTACCTGGGCGAGGTCCTCCACAGCACCCGATATAAAAACGGCAAGTCCTATGAGAACAAGAATGTTTTGGTTGTGGGGTCTGGAAATTCTGGTATGGAAATTGCATTTGATCTATCAAACTACGGTGCGAAGACCTCCATCGCCGTCCGTAGCCCG CTTCACATTCTGTCAAGGGGAATGGTATACATAGGACCGGCTTTGTTGAAATATTTTTCTCTGAATACGGTTGACTGGCTGGTGGTGATGCTGAGCAAGCTGTGGTACGGAGGAGACTTGTCCAGGTACGGAATCAAAAGGCCAGAGGAAGGTCCCTTCACCATGAAAATCAAGTACGGCAAGTTCCCCGTCATTGACGTGGGAACCTGTCAGAAAATCAAATCCGGCGAGATTCAG GTACTGCCGGCAGTAGCAAGTCTTGGAGGCAATGATGTGGTGTTTGAGGATGGCAAGTCTTACCCATTTGATGCTATTATTTTTGCAACCGGCTTTAAGAGATCGACGAATAAGTGGCTCCAG GGGGCTGATGATCTCCTGACTGACGACGGATTTGCAAAACCTGCCTTCCCTAACAACTGGAAGGGTACCAAGGGATTGTACTGCGCTGGTTTGGCAAGAAGAGGATTGCATGGAGCTGCTCTGGATGCCCAAAACATAGCCAATGATATCAAACGGGTTCTACAGTTGTGA